The nucleotide sequence AACAGGTCACGCAGGCTGAAAACCACCGTATTCAGGCGCAAATGTGGGGACTGACAGAAGCAGAGTTTCAGCGTTATCAGCAATTGATGCAGGGGCAACGGGGCATTCAGTCTCCTGGGCTCGATCCGTTGAGTGCATTGGGTATTGAGGCCGAAACAGTACAAGCGCGTCAACGTTATGCCGAACTGTGGGTTAGGCAGGAATATGTTCGTACTGAAAAGGAACTGGCGTTCCAGCGGGCGGTGGATGCGGCCTGGAAGCGTCTGGCGCCGAATATTTTGCCGGTTAATTTAGGGAAGGGGGACGGAATCGCACAGGGTAATCAAGGGCGGCTGGTGTTATTTGTGAAAGAGGATTGCGCGGCTTGTGATGCCCGGCTGGCTGCTGTCTTGTCAGCTGACCGTGAGGTGGATATTTACCTGGTAGATAGCGAAGGCAACGATGATGTTTTACGTACCTGGGCAGGTAAACATCATATTCCCTCAGAAAAAGTCCGTAGCCGAAAAATCACGCTTAATCATGACAAAGGGCGCTGGCGACAATTTGGTCAGGGGAAAATGCCGGTCGTACTACAACATGAGAATGACGGATGGCGTGTGGTGGCATTTTGAGTCTCGCTGTGGCGGGAAGTCTCTTTTGGGTGACAGAAGGTATGGCCGCGGCGGTAAAACAGGTTGTTCCGCCTGGGTACCAGCAGATTGCGCGGGTGCATGGCGTACCCGTTGAAATGCTTTATGCGTTGGCACTGGCTGAATCGGCAAAACGTTTGCCACAGGAGAAACATGAACGCCCCTGGCCGTGGACGCTCAATGTGGCTGGAAAAAGTTATCGTTATGCAACCCGACAGGCGGTCTGGCAGGCGTTGCAGGGATTTATGCGCAGCGTACCCCTCAAACGTATTGATGTGGGGATTACTCAAGTGAATTTAGGCTGGAACGGCCATTATTTTCGTTCTTATTGGGATGCCTTGGACCCCTATACTAATCTTCATGTGGCAGCTCGTATTCTGAAAACCTGTTATCAATCCAATCCGGGTAGTTGGTTGAATGCGGCAGGCTGTTATCACCATCCCGCTGGCGGTCAACCCGCGAGTAAGTATCGGAAAATCGTCGCACGTAAACTGAGTACGCTAGAGACCCGATATCCTGTTTTGTCCACCAATATTGCTGTAGTTAATACGACACAGACCTGGATTGAACCGAAGGAAAAATAAAGAAGATGTTAATCCATAACTTAATCCGTTATCGCTGCCGTTTATTTTTAATGATGATGATATTGACGCCCTGTTCTCAGGCTGCACTGACTATTGTGGCTGATTTAGGTGGACAATCTACAGCAGCGTATTTTGATGCCATTAACGCTCAGGACAATGAACCGACGACTTCTTCAAATACGGAGGCGACCCCGCCAGATTTGACCGAAGGGGGCATTTTACCGGTGGAAACGCCGGAATTGTCTCCCGGACCTGTTGACGCTCGTCCGTTGCAATTGCCAGGAATGGGAGCGTTGTTCATGATTGGGGATGATGCCCGGTCAAAACAGTGGTTGAAGGAAAATTTGGTTGGCCTTCGGAAAAAGCAGGCGGTGGGGTTGCTGGTCAGTGTGCGGGATAAAGCACAACTGGATGAACTGCGTCAGCTTGCAGAGGGATTAGTATTAGCCCCCGCTTCCGGCAGTGATTTGGCCCGGCGGTTGAATTTGCGGCATTACCCAGTGTTGATAACCGATATCGGTTTAACTCAGCAGGTGCGTTGATGTGGCCCCGTCACCCTATACTATCCGAACTGATGTTGCCATACAGTTTCCCGGTGCTTTTGTTGGGATTGTTGTTGGCAATTGTGGTGTTATGGCGGGCTAGATGAGCGATCGTTATGTGATTGAAGCACGGTTACGTCCGGCTGTTGAGTTGAATACCGCTGTTGTTTCGGCGGTTGCCGCCGGTGTCTGTATCGTAGCGCCGTGGGCTGTGGCATTGTCACCATCGGTCAGTGATGTCATGGCGGCAGGTTTTGGCATGTTATCAGGTCTCCGATTCCGGCAGGGGTTACATATACTGAACTACCGGCGCAATATCCGGCGATTGCCCCGTTATGTGATGGCCAGCCACCAGGTACCCGTCAGTCATCAGAGATTGTTTCTGGGGAAAGGGTTTCTTTGGCAACAAAAACATACACAACGATTTCTGGATACCCTGCGCCCGGAAGTCGAACGTTATGTTCAACCTTCCCGGTATTATCAATTAGCGAGGGCATTTGAGCAGCGGTTTGAGTACCCATTGCCCTCTTTATGTCGTCTGACGCAACGTGATTCTCCGTGGAACCCGGTGAGGCCACTGCCGCCAGTAGGAGGCAATCCAGCATTGCATGGCATTGAACCAGATGAAGTCAATGTGTCAATGGATTTGCGTGAGCGGGTCGGGCACATGTTGGTCCTCGGTACAACCCGTGTTGGTAAGACCCGGCTGGCAGAGTTACTCATCACGCAGGATATCCGGCGGGGTAATATCACGATTGTGTTTGATCCGAAAGGGGATGCAGACCTGCTCAAACGCATGTGGGCGGAAGCGCATCGTGTCGGGCGGGAAGATGAGTTCCATGTGTTTCATCTGGGCTGGCCGGATATTAGTGCTCGCTACAATGCTGTTGGGCGTTTTGGTCGGGTTTCAGAAGTCGCTTCTCGTATAGCAGGACAATTGAGTGGGGCGGGTAACAGTGCCGCTTTTCGTGAGTTTGCCTGGCGTTTTGTCAATATCGTTACTCGTGCTTTGGTGGCTCTGGGGCAGCGACCAGATTACACCCTGATATTACGTTATGTCACCAATATTGGCGAACTGTATGAAACTTATGCTGAAAAAATTATCAGGCAATGCCTGCCTGTGTTATGGGAGCAGGTAGAGAAAAGTCTGGGTCTGCTGACGGAAGACGATTTGCCACGCAATATGCAGGGGCAGACGAATGCAGTGAAAATCTGGGCGATTGAAATGGCACTAAGCTCAGAAGCGGGGAAAAAACTCTACGATCCGATACTGGACGGGTTGCGCAGTGCGGTTCGTTATGATCGCACCTATTTTGACAAAATTGTGGCGTCCCTGTTGCCATTATTGGAAAAGCTGACCACGGGGAAAATAGCTGCTCTGTTGGCTCCAGATTACACGGATATGAATGATCCGCGTCCCATCTTTGACTGGCAACAGGTCATACGTAAGAAAGGTATTGTCTATGTAGGACTGGATGCTTTGTCGGATGCAGAAGTCGCTTCGGCAGTGGGTAATTCCATGTTCGCGGACTTAGTTTCTGTTGCGGGTCACATTTACAAATTTGGTCTGGATGACGGTTTACCAGAAGGTAAAACGAGAAAACTCCCCATTAGCTTACATTGTGATGAATTCAATGAGCTGATGGGCGATGAATTTATCCCGCTGATTAACAAGGGTGGTGGTGCCGGGATAGAGGTAACCGCTTACACCCAGACTTTGTCTGATATTGAAGCACGTATTGGCAGCAGTGCTAAAGCGGCGCAGGTAACAGGAAATTTTAATACTCTGGTTATGCTGCGGGTCAGGGAAAATAACACCGCCGAGCTGCTAACCCGTCAATTGCCAGAGGTGGAAGTGTACACTAAAACTTTGGTCTCCGGGATTACCGATATTTCCAGTCCAGAGCAGGGCGGTCATTTTACCTCTAATACTCAGGATCGGGTTAGCACGATCAGAACGCCGTTAATTACGCCTGCCG is from Photorhabdus laumondii subsp. laumondii and encodes:
- a CDS encoding integrating conjugative element protein; amino-acid sequence: MLIHNLIRYRCRLFLMMMILTPCSQAALTIVADLGGQSTAAYFDAINAQDNEPTTSSNTEATPPDLTEGGILPVETPELSPGPVDARPLQLPGMGALFMIGDDARSKQWLKENLVGLRKKQAVGLLVSVRDKAQLDELRQLAEGLVLAPASGSDLARRLNLRHYPVLITDIGLTQQVR
- a CDS encoding TIGR03759 family integrating conjugative element protein produces the protein MRKDFFSQRKGVVLIGVVMSLSASAAQVAISEQTETGMKATQQQVTQAENHRIQAQMWGLTEAEFQRYQQLMQGQRGIQSPGLDPLSALGIEAETVQARQRYAELWVRQEYVRTEKELAFQRAVDAAWKRLAPNILPVNLGKGDGIAQGNQGRLVLFVKEDCAACDARLAAVLSADREVDIYLVDSEGNDDVLRTWAGKHHIPSEKVRSRKITLNHDKGRWRQFGQGKMPVVLQHENDGWRVVAF
- a CDS encoding transglycosylase SLT domain-containing protein, yielding MACGGILSLAVAGSLFWVTEGMAAAVKQVVPPGYQQIARVHGVPVEMLYALALAESAKRLPQEKHERPWPWTLNVAGKSYRYATRQAVWQALQGFMRSVPLKRIDVGITQVNLGWNGHYFRSYWDALDPYTNLHVAARILKTCYQSNPGSWLNAAGCYHHPAGGQPASKYRKIVARKLSTLETRYPVLSTNIAVVNTTQTWIEPKEK